One Azotosporobacter soli genomic region harbors:
- a CDS encoding sensor domain-containing diguanylate cyclase, translated as MKLNITFRQKLALSFALLLSLLLLHGAISWFVLQESENRFAELRDVDQAIELTLRAHMNEKDYLLTQDRRLAATVLEELTSAQERLDQIAARTEMLDKQTLTAMNRSLALYQMTFSQYGIYADQIRALHSELQQIGSDLGNTIEELHQSDSVPLAEINRLHHFLLLLRDQAVPLNPEPSSVQEMLSIAGALRYGPYGSDVQLTAHRIISDLETYRTVTAKIEELKTRQRANETDMKAAAETVQSLGQSIKDQQNEQLRLRQSGITRILLGVFFLSLTIAAWGTRSLSARLMKPLQDLVQITAALGQGNFKQRIDIQVDDEFKTLLLSVNHMAENIENLNAHMEELVAERTQALEEEKIRFEQLFKHSPEGILIFDKDLHVIDANNAFTLMFGYTLPEISGHNLSDFFLMEDYVPGNQTSRIEALRRCKDGRLLPVSIVKYSFPEARGQMLYYAIYTDVSERRAAEERLEYLSLHDGLTQLKNRTFFEAEMKRLQAEQTRCSLLVCDVDGLKEINDRFGHSEGDRLLQDAATVLTRAAGHHTVARIGGDEFVVFLPDTSAALLPTLLQNISDALAECNLHRDQALRISVGFAHRPDGSIAMEDLFRQADQLMYAQKKSRRT; from the coding sequence ATGAAGCTCAACATTACCTTCCGGCAAAAATTAGCCTTATCCTTTGCCTTGCTCTTGTCCTTGCTTTTGCTTCATGGCGCAATTTCCTGGTTTGTACTGCAGGAATCGGAAAACCGTTTCGCCGAGCTGCGCGATGTCGATCAGGCAATCGAACTGACGCTGCGTGCGCATATGAACGAAAAAGATTATCTTCTGACTCAGGATCGCCGTCTCGCGGCGACCGTTTTGGAAGAGCTGACGTCCGCGCAGGAACGGCTCGATCAAATCGCCGCTCGAACAGAGATGCTCGACAAGCAGACGCTCACGGCGATGAATCGTTCGCTGGCGCTTTATCAGATGACGTTTTCCCAGTATGGAATTTACGCCGATCAGATTCGCGCTTTGCACAGCGAACTGCAGCAAATCGGCAGCGACTTAGGCAATACAATTGAAGAACTGCATCAAAGCGACAGCGTGCCGCTGGCCGAGATCAACCGCCTGCACCATTTTTTGCTTTTGCTGCGCGACCAAGCCGTGCCGCTCAATCCTGAGCCGTCGAGCGTGCAGGAGATGCTGTCCATCGCCGGCGCATTGCGCTACGGCCCCTACGGCAGCGATGTCCAGCTGACCGCGCACCGCATCATCAGCGATCTTGAAACGTACCGCACGGTAACGGCTAAAATCGAAGAATTAAAAACCCGGCAGCGCGCGAATGAAACGGATATGAAAGCCGCCGCCGAAACCGTCCAGTCCCTCGGCCAGTCGATCAAAGATCAGCAAAATGAGCAGCTGCGCCTTCGTCAGTCCGGCATTACGCGCATCCTGCTCGGCGTTTTCTTCCTTTCCCTCACCATCGCGGCCTGGGGCACGCGTTCCTTATCGGCACGCCTGATGAAGCCGCTGCAGGATCTGGTACAGATCACCGCCGCGCTCGGCCAGGGTAATTTTAAACAGCGCATTGATATTCAGGTCGATGACGAGTTCAAGACGCTCCTGCTCAGCGTCAACCATATGGCGGAGAACATCGAAAACCTCAATGCGCACATGGAGGAACTGGTCGCCGAACGCACACAAGCGCTGGAAGAGGAAAAGATCCGTTTCGAGCAACTCTTTAAGCACAGTCCCGAAGGCATCCTGATCTTCGATAAAGACCTGCACGTCATCGACGCCAATAATGCTTTCACGCTAATGTTCGGCTACACGCTGCCGGAAATCAGCGGACACAATCTTTCCGACTTCTTCCTCATGGAAGACTACGTGCCCGGCAATCAGACAAGCCGCATTGAGGCGCTGCGTCGCTGCAAAGACGGTCGTTTGCTGCCGGTCTCGATCGTCAAATATTCCTTCCCCGAAGCCAGAGGCCAGATGCTCTATTACGCGATTTACACGGACGTGTCCGAACGCAGAGCCGCCGAAGAACGCCTAGAGTATCTCAGCCTGCATGACGGCCTTACCCAGTTGAAGAACCGGACTTTTTTCGAAGCGGAAATGAAGCGCCTGCAAGCGGAGCAAACCCGCTGTAGCCTGCTGGTCTGCGACGTGGACGGGCTGAAAGAAATCAATGACCGCTTCGGACACAGCGAAGGCGATCGACTGCTGCAGGATGCCGCAACCGTGCTGACGCGCGCCGCCGGTCATCACACCGTAGCCCGTATCGGCGGCGACGAATTCGTCGTCTTTTTGCCCGATACCTCCGCCGCCCTGTTGCCGACGCTGCTGCAAAACATCAGCGACGCACTGGCCGAATGCAACCTGCATCGCGATCAAGCGCTGCGCATTTCCGTAGGCTTTGCACACCGGCCTGACGGCAGCATCGCAATGGAAGATTTATTCAGACAGGCGGATCAATTGATGTATGCGCAGAAAAAAAGCCGCCGCACGTAA
- a CDS encoding DsrE family protein codes for MAVTESAMAKEGLGKMEKLKALLHINDPGKWRTVVANAKNLLEDVGAEQLELEIVVNATAVNIFDATDQEGNQVMRRLFLEAIRDLAQQDVKIVACRNSLKANAVHEDGVPDFVNIVPVAITRLVVRQTEGYAYVKP; via the coding sequence ATGGCTGTTACAGAATCCGCAATGGCCAAAGAAGGGTTGGGCAAGATGGAAAAACTGAAAGCGCTGCTGCATATCAATGATCCCGGAAAATGGCGGACCGTAGTCGCGAATGCGAAGAACTTGCTGGAAGACGTCGGCGCCGAACAACTTGAACTTGAAATCGTGGTCAATGCCACGGCGGTAAATATTTTTGACGCTACCGATCAGGAGGGTAACCAAGTCATGCGCCGCTTGTTCTTGGAGGCGATTCGAGATCTGGCACAGCAGGATGTGAAGATTGTCGCCTGCAGAAATTCACTGAAGGCCAATGCGGTACATGAAGACGGCGTGCCGGATTTTGTGAATATTGTTCCGGTCGCGATCACCCGGCTTGTCGTGCGCCAGACGGAAGGCTATGCTTACGTAAAACCGTGA
- a CDS encoding sensor histidine kinase produces the protein MERAAEKKATVFVVDDDRFSRTLSNDLLSKEGYLIAEAKDGQEAVEQFAAHAPDVILLDVEMPRMNGFEACRAIKALDSGRDIPVIFLTSRADEDFIAEAFANGAEDYLLKPVNPALLRHRVSRVLTNQRNKEKVLRQNQSLAQALLKLKETQTHLIQQEKMAGIGQLAAGVAHEINNPLGFVSSNFETLDDYVGRLEAVMAKYRLLRQELSSAATNETLLALASEIEELERKKKIDFILEDLRSLFSESRDGLERVAKIIKALRAFSRIDVKNELEDYDLNEGLETTLVVARNEIKYIAEVETHFGQLPSIKALGNQVNQVLLNLIVNAAQAIKGAEINNGKIRLETFADASYVGCAITNNGPPIPEEIRHRLFEPFFTTKPVGQGTGLGLSISYDIIVSQHGGQLTFTSSKENGTTFILKIPRTTKIKEE, from the coding sequence ATGGAACGTGCGGCTGAAAAAAAAGCGACTGTCTTTGTCGTCGACGACGACCGCTTTTCACGCACTTTATCGAATGACCTGCTCTCGAAAGAAGGCTACCTGATTGCCGAAGCCAAAGACGGTCAGGAAGCGGTCGAACAATTTGCCGCTCACGCACCGGACGTGATCCTGCTGGACGTCGAAATGCCGCGCATGAACGGCTTTGAGGCCTGCCGCGCCATTAAAGCGCTGGATTCCGGCAGGGATATTCCGGTCATCTTTCTCACCTCGCGCGCCGACGAGGATTTCATCGCCGAAGCGTTCGCCAACGGTGCAGAAGATTATCTGCTCAAACCAGTCAATCCCGCGCTGCTTCGCCACCGCGTCTCGCGCGTCTTGACCAACCAGCGCAACAAAGAGAAGGTTTTACGCCAAAATCAGTCCCTTGCACAAGCACTGCTGAAATTAAAAGAGACGCAGACGCATCTGATCCAACAGGAGAAGATGGCCGGCATCGGGCAGTTGGCGGCCGGCGTCGCGCATGAGATCAACAACCCGCTCGGCTTTGTCAGCAGTAATTTTGAAACTCTCGACGACTATGTCGGACGACTCGAGGCCGTCATGGCCAAATACCGTCTGCTGCGCCAGGAACTCTCCTCCGCCGCGACAAACGAAACGCTGCTCGCCCTGGCCAGCGAGATCGAGGAACTGGAACGCAAGAAAAAAATCGATTTCATCCTGGAAGACCTGCGTTCGCTCTTTAGCGAGTCGCGCGACGGGCTGGAGCGGGTGGCCAAGATCATCAAAGCGCTACGCGCCTTCTCGCGCATCGACGTCAAAAACGAACTCGAAGACTACGATCTGAACGAAGGCTTGGAAACGACGCTGGTCGTCGCCCGCAACGAGATCAAATACATTGCGGAAGTGGAGACGCACTTTGGCCAGCTCCCCAGCATCAAAGCTTTGGGCAACCAAGTCAATCAGGTTCTTTTGAACCTGATCGTCAACGCCGCACAGGCAATCAAAGGCGCCGAGATCAACAACGGCAAGATCCGTCTGGAGACGTTCGCCGACGCCAGCTACGTCGGCTGCGCGATCACGAATAACGGCCCGCCGATTCCGGAAGAAATCCGGCACCGCCTCTTCGAACCCTTCTTCACGACGAAGCCGGTCGGACAGGGTACCGGCCTTGGGCTCAGCATCTCCTACGATATCATCGTAAGCCAGCACGGCGGGCAGCTGACCTTCACCAGCTCCAAAGAGAACGGCACCACCTTCATCCTGAAGATACCGCGCACAACAAAGATAAAAGAAGAATGA
- a CDS encoding response regulator: protein MEKGSILFVDDELPILRALFRLFRESGYTLHQAASGEEALAILKEHPVDLVISDMRMPQMSGYELLSIVKEKYPSTMRIILSGYSQEREIFRSLLDGASRMYLLKPWDNLALLAEVEQLFKIQKLLNKRQLLDKMNEFERLPTLPELYEKINKLIEEDADIREITQLIEEDQVIAVKVLKIANSAFCGVHTGSLKQAVAYLGLAAIKNIILACTVFNDGQLDKSAKKVMEILWSHANMTNMILQTAAEQLLHKRLPEDRASIGLVHNIGKVVLLKEYGARYVEVFLTAQESGRSIDTVETEAFSLSHQEIGGYLLNWWNLPYAFVEAAMFHHDPLHAPSENRNTLLLLHAANYYAWKIVRPTAKAVLQDGVFEALGIGKKEFEDLVSHLPR from the coding sequence GTGGAAAAAGGCAGTATTTTGTTCGTTGACGATGAACTGCCGATCCTGCGTGCGCTATTTCGTTTATTTCGCGAGAGCGGCTATACGCTTCACCAGGCAGCGAGCGGTGAAGAAGCGTTGGCGATATTAAAAGAGCATCCGGTCGACTTGGTGATCAGCGATATGCGGATGCCGCAGATGAGCGGCTATGAACTGTTGAGTATCGTAAAAGAAAAGTATCCGTCTACGATGCGCATCATTCTAAGCGGCTATTCGCAGGAACGGGAAATCTTCCGTTCGTTGCTCGACGGCGCGTCGCGCATGTATCTGCTTAAGCCCTGGGACAATCTTGCGTTGCTTGCGGAAGTGGAACAGCTGTTCAAGATTCAAAAACTGCTGAACAAGCGGCAACTGCTCGATAAGATGAATGAATTTGAACGTTTGCCGACACTGCCGGAATTATATGAGAAGATAAACAAGCTGATTGAAGAGGATGCGGATATCCGTGAGATCACACAACTGATCGAAGAGGATCAGGTCATCGCGGTGAAAGTGCTGAAAATAGCCAATTCCGCTTTTTGCGGCGTCCATACCGGTTCGCTTAAACAGGCGGTCGCCTATCTCGGTTTGGCGGCGATCAAGAACATCATTCTCGCCTGCACCGTCTTCAATGACGGACAGCTGGATAAATCGGCGAAGAAAGTGATGGAAATCTTGTGGAGCCACGCGAATATGACCAATATGATTTTGCAGACGGCGGCGGAACAGTTGCTGCACAAGCGTTTGCCGGAAGACCGCGCGAGCATCGGCTTGGTTCACAATATCGGCAAGGTGGTGCTGCTGAAAGAGTATGGAGCGCGTTACGTCGAGGTCTTCTTGACGGCGCAGGAAAGCGGGCGCAGTATCGACACGGTTGAAACGGAAGCATTCTCCCTCTCGCATCAGGAAATCGGCGGTTATCTCCTGAATTGGTGGAATCTGCCCTATGCCTTCGTCGAAGCGGCGATGTTCCATCATGATCCGTTGCATGCGCCGTCGGAGAACAGGAACACGCTGCTCCTCTTGCATGCGGCCAACTATTATGCCTGGAAGATTGTGCGTCCTACGGCAAAGGCTGTTTTGCAAGACGGCGTCTTCGAAGCGCTCGGCATCGGAAAAAAAGAGTTTGAAGACTTAGTGAGCCATCTGCCGCGCTGA
- a CDS encoding cyclase family protein: MQLIDLTHLIKSEMPLFPGSPPPEIRQVTSVAREGYRVSTISMNYHIGTHIDAPAHMLEEGATLAEMAIDHFHGRAVVVDVTGCRAQIALQDIEKKAEAIAQAEYLLLKTGWSRHWGSEAYYGDFPCLTVEAAQWLTRFSLKGVGIDAISIDAIDSKTYPIHHILLGAGLLVVENLTRLDAIPAEECQFFALPLRIEGADGSPVRATAGIEE; this comes from the coding sequence ATGCAGTTAATCGATCTTACTCACTTGATAAAGAGTGAAATGCCCCTCTTCCCCGGTTCGCCGCCGCCTGAAATCCGCCAGGTGACCAGCGTGGCGCGCGAAGGGTATCGCGTTTCGACGATCAGCATGAATTATCATATCGGCACGCATATCGATGCGCCTGCGCATATGTTGGAAGAGGGAGCGACGCTTGCCGAAATGGCAATCGACCATTTCCACGGACGTGCGGTAGTGGTCGATGTGACAGGCTGTAGGGCGCAGATTGCGTTACAGGATATTGAAAAAAAGGCAGAAGCGATTGCGCAGGCGGAGTATCTGCTGCTCAAAACCGGCTGGAGCCGCCATTGGGGCAGCGAAGCGTATTACGGCGATTTTCCTTGCTTGACGGTCGAGGCCGCGCAGTGGCTGACGCGGTTTTCGCTGAAAGGCGTCGGCATCGATGCGATTTCCATTGACGCGATCGATAGTAAGACGTATCCGATCCATCATATCTTGTTGGGTGCGGGTCTGTTGGTTGTGGAAAATCTCACGCGCCTCGATGCGATTCCGGCAGAGGAATGTCAGTTTTTTGCGCTACCGCTTCGGATCGAAGGCGCGGATGGCTCACCGGTTCGGGCGACGGCGGGTATTGAAGAATAA
- a CDS encoding YSC84-related protein has translation MRSLIWKAALCLLLVLSLGVSSAAAATPDKERAELRQKTAATLDKLYEVQPSARQAVENAAGYAVFNNTGFKLLFFGSGHGRGMAVNNQSGREVFMKMTEVQAGLGLGIKEFALIFVFEDQGAWNKFVDSGWEFGGQATAAAKDGVGGDSLQGAVSVSSGVWMYQLTTKGLALELALKGTRYYKDSNLNN, from the coding sequence ATGAGGTCTTTAATTTGGAAAGCGGCTTTGTGTCTGTTGTTGGTCTTGTCGCTTGGCGTATCCAGCGCGGCTGCGGCCACTCCGGATAAAGAACGCGCAGAACTGCGGCAAAAAACAGCGGCGACGCTCGATAAGCTCTATGAGGTGCAGCCGAGTGCGCGGCAGGCGGTGGAAAATGCCGCCGGGTATGCGGTCTTTAACAATACCGGTTTTAAGTTGCTGTTCTTCGGCAGCGGGCATGGGCGCGGCATGGCGGTGAACAACCAAAGCGGCCGCGAGGTGTTCATGAAGATGACCGAAGTGCAGGCAGGGCTTGGGCTTGGCATCAAGGAATTCGCGCTGATCTTCGTCTTTGAAGACCAGGGCGCCTGGAATAAGTTTGTCGACAGCGGCTGGGAATTTGGCGGACAGGCGACGGCTGCTGCTAAGGACGGCGTCGGCGGCGATTCGCTGCAAGGCGCGGTTTCGGTCTCGTCCGGCGTGTGGATGTATCAACTTACGACCAAGGGATTGGCGCTCGAGCTGGCGTTAAAAGGAACGCGCTACTACAAGGACAGCAACTTGAATAACTAA
- a CDS encoding C40 family peptidase — MMKIFFSRTAATILVTALLTMLCAFLPAQAEAFKMSVTNQNEHNRSFSILYYDENVDKWVCAGWYNVAAGEHKEFSFKESVNLPYAYLYSASWNGGDRSDTIALPVIKEKFRYYQDEEPPQGTDARVVTFAKIAVAAEGAELVFKASVKPVARGMGERIAALAMQMKGKPYRWGGASPDEGFDCSGLSYYVLGQLGVSIERTADVQFHRQEAIAFKDLQPGDLVFFAWHGGEPEHVGIYLGNGKYIDAENTSGAGPGAKGAVMVASFDNWNKKFFVGGRRFQ; from the coding sequence ATGATGAAAATATTTTTTTCGCGTACTGCTGCTACTATCTTGGTCACGGCATTGTTGACAATGCTGTGTGCGTTTTTGCCCGCGCAGGCAGAGGCTTTTAAAATGTCGGTCACAAATCAAAACGAACACAATCGGTCATTTTCGATTTTGTATTATGATGAAAATGTCGACAAGTGGGTGTGCGCCGGTTGGTATAATGTAGCAGCCGGTGAGCATAAGGAATTTTCCTTCAAGGAATCAGTCAATTTGCCGTATGCTTATCTTTACAGCGCTTCGTGGAACGGCGGCGACCGTTCGGATACCATTGCACTGCCGGTGATCAAGGAAAAGTTTCGCTATTATCAGGATGAGGAACCACCGCAGGGCACGGATGCACGGGTAGTGACGTTTGCTAAGATTGCCGTTGCTGCAGAAGGCGCTGAACTGGTTTTTAAGGCTTCGGTAAAACCGGTCGCGCGCGGCATGGGCGAGCGGATTGCTGCGCTGGCTATGCAGATGAAGGGGAAACCCTATCGTTGGGGTGGTGCATCGCCGGATGAAGGTTTTGACTGTTCCGGTCTTAGTTATTATGTGCTGGGGCAACTGGGCGTATCGATTGAACGAACCGCGGATGTGCAATTTCATCGACAGGAAGCCATTGCGTTTAAGGATTTGCAGCCGGGCGACCTGGTCTTTTTTGCCTGGCATGGCGGTGAGCCGGAGCATGTCGGCATTTACTTAGGAAACGGTAAATATATTGACGCGGAAAATACCAGCGGCGCGGGCCCCGGAGCCAAAGGAGCAGTAATGGTTGCGTCATTTGACAATTGGAATAAGAAATTTTTCGTTGGCGGGCGTCGCTTTCAGTAA
- a CDS encoding phosphatase PAP2 family protein, whose product MKKKKGYWQSVLFCLAGFIALAAWMKSGQVAPFDQSVAGWLQGDKSAALERLAQWISTLAAPKLLLEISTALAALALLARERFKRAAPGLLLFAGVNLLAGVSNLFLKHWFARPRPIATLSSYSFPSGHSMLGFTFCMTAAYLAWRNCESRTGRNAALALGICATLLIGLSRIYLNMHYPSDVLAGFFVSGAIVSAAVMVFEKTTVQSSNE is encoded by the coding sequence ATGAAGAAGAAAAAAGGCTATTGGCAAAGCGTGCTGTTTTGCCTCGCCGGATTTATAGCGCTCGCCGCATGGATGAAAAGCGGACAGGTCGCGCCATTCGATCAAAGCGTCGCAGGCTGGCTGCAAGGCGATAAGAGCGCAGCTCTGGAACGTCTGGCGCAGTGGATTTCTACGCTCGCCGCACCTAAACTGCTGCTCGAAATCAGCACGGCGCTGGCCGCACTTGCGCTTTTAGCGCGTGAACGTTTTAAACGCGCGGCGCCGGGCTTGCTGCTTTTTGCCGGCGTCAACCTGCTCGCCGGCGTGAGCAATCTGTTTTTGAAACACTGGTTCGCCAGACCGCGGCCAATTGCGACGCTTAGCAGCTACAGTTTTCCCAGCGGCCATTCGATGCTCGGTTTTACGTTTTGCATGACGGCGGCGTACCTGGCGTGGCGCAACTGCGAATCGCGCACCGGACGCAATGCGGCGCTGGCGCTGGGTATATGCGCGACGCTGCTGATTGGCCTGAGCCGTATTTATCTGAACATGCATTATCCAAGCGACGTACTCGCCGGATTTTTCGTTAGCGGCGCGATCGTAAGCGCAGCCGTCATGGTATTTGAAAAGACTACGGTGCAGTCATCGAACGAATAG